One segment of Anaerohalosphaeraceae bacterium DNA contains the following:
- a CDS encoding tetratricopeptide repeat protein: MHRGHFLTGLTVGVWIGLAGLSFGAAEQKVPPEIAALFQSAQQFQKEGRIEQARADYQRIIESFPNTPWAAEAYSQTLVLQIQGGNLDEARKMLPSFWQNYFSQTNFVQRLHEIGWDFVKAGDYETALGIYTDLQKQFPNHERAVWFQRSIVQTYLEQGDMQKVREAVEQMKTAYIGHPDYVEQMHQTAIRLRDKKQYELAGEIYDFLLRNFPDCPQAAVLKRMQIQNCLQMSQSERAAWEAEDFLTDFSEKPDFVRQAHELGWEFVVRRDFDSALKIYRFLLEHFPDHERAAWFQRSIVQTFLEKGDIEKVRDAVEQLTTGFAHCKDYVQQMETAAQRLRGRNQTAIALDIYDYLLSNYPDCPQAVSLARAKIQCLLEAGSLSAAREELNRLARYREREDTVRHLHELGWEFSTRKDYSTAEQIYLSLKAQYPHHERTVWFQRSLIQLYIQTAEEDRLAAAVEELAERYSGHPDYVNQVEIAAVRLMDAEYYDYASYLCERLLAKVPDKVRPVWVVQKQIRSSLGRGDVAAADAYLARLHQDFAKEPDYYDALSWAAYEYRRFGHYPQAIRMYEQLAAMNPGPKVRLRCDEGIARCFVQLGDDARVQEQVRRIYERYYAGNREGVAFYVNAIAEEYYNLAMTALQKGDSARAQTAFDKAVALLESVYATMPTAHYECMASYLMGLCRYYQKDWQAAADAFQAALEAEPGFQYAGSLHWMIGVCYENLKADG; this comes from the coding sequence ATGCATAGAGGACATTTCTTAACGGGTTTGACGGTTGGAGTCTGGATTGGGTTGGCAGGTTTGTCTTTCGGGGCTGCAGAACAAAAAGTCCCGCCGGAGATTGCCGCCTTGTTTCAGTCGGCCCAGCAATTTCAAAAGGAAGGCCGAATTGAACAAGCCCGGGCCGACTATCAGCGAATCATCGAATCGTTTCCTAATACCCCCTGGGCCGCCGAGGCATATTCTCAAACCCTTGTTCTTCAGATTCAGGGGGGAAATCTGGATGAGGCACGAAAAATGCTGCCTTCCTTTTGGCAGAATTACTTTTCCCAGACGAATTTTGTCCAACGGCTCCATGAAATTGGATGGGATTTTGTCAAGGCGGGGGATTACGAGACGGCCCTTGGTATCTATACAGACCTTCAGAAACAGTTCCCCAACCATGAACGGGCTGTTTGGTTTCAGCGGTCGATTGTCCAAACCTATCTGGAACAAGGAGATATGCAGAAGGTTCGGGAAGCTGTTGAGCAGATGAAAACCGCCTATATTGGGCATCCGGATTATGTCGAACAAATGCACCAAACAGCAATCCGTTTGCGGGATAAAAAACAGTATGAGCTGGCCGGTGAAATCTATGATTTTCTGCTGCGAAATTTTCCGGATTGTCCCCAGGCGGCGGTCTTGAAACGGATGCAGATTCAGAATTGCCTGCAGATGAGCCAGTCTGAACGAGCTGCCTGGGAAGCAGAGGACTTTCTGACGGACTTTTCAGAGAAACCGGATTTTGTTCGTCAGGCCCATGAACTGGGATGGGAATTCGTAGTGCGTCGGGACTTTGACAGTGCCTTGAAAATTTATCGGTTTTTGCTCGAGCATTTTCCGGACCATGAGCGAGCGGCGTGGTTTCAGCGGTCAATTGTTCAGACCTTTTTGGAAAAAGGAGACATTGAAAAAGTGCGGGATGCCGTTGAGCAGCTTACAACCGGCTTTGCTCACTGCAAAGACTATGTTCAGCAGATGGAAACGGCGGCGCAGCGGCTCCGCGGCAGAAATCAGACGGCCATTGCGCTGGACATCTATGATTATCTGTTAAGCAATTACCCGGATTGTCCCCAGGCCGTTTCGCTGGCACGGGCAAAAATTCAGTGTCTGCTTGAGGCCGGTTCTCTTTCGGCAGCCCGGGAGGAACTCAATCGGCTGGCTCGCTATCGAGAGCGGGAGGACACCGTACGGCATCTCCATGAGCTCGGATGGGAATTTTCGACTCGAAAGGATTATTCGACGGCAGAGCAGATTTATCTCTCTCTGAAAGCACAATACCCCCATCATGAACGAACCGTTTGGTTTCAGCGGTCCCTGATTCAATTGTACATCCAGACAGCCGAGGAAGACCGCCTGGCTGCCGCCGTAGAAGAACTGGCCGAGCGGTACAGCGGGCATCCGGATTATGTCAACCAGGTGGAGATTGCGGCTGTTCGCTTGATGGATGCGGAGTATTATGACTATGCATCCTATCTGTGCGAGCGGCTGTTGGCCAAGGTTCCGGATAAGGTTCGTCCTGTCTGGGTGGTACAAAAACAGATACGCTCCTCGCTGGGCCGCGGTGATGTTGCGGCGGCGGATGCATATCTGGCCCGGCTGCATCAGGATTTTGCAAAGGAGCCGGATTATTATGATGCACTCAGCTGGGCGGCATATGAATACCGCCGGTTTGGGCATTATCCGCAGGCCATTCGAATGTATGAACAATTGGCTGCGATGAATCCGGGGCCGAAGGTTCGGCTGCGGTGTGATGAGGGCATTGCCCGCTGTTTTGTGCAGCTGGGAGATGATGCCCGCGTGCAGGAGCAAGTCCGGCGGATTTACGAGCGGTACTATGCCGGCAATCGGGAGGGCGTGGCGTTTTATGTAAACGCCATTGCCGAGGAATATTACAATCTGGCGATGACGGCCCTTCAGAAAGGGGATTCCGCCAGGGCCCAGACCGCATTTGATAAGGCGGTGGCCTTGCTGGAGTCGGTGTATGCGACGATGCCGACGGCTCATTATGAATGCATGGCATCCTATCTGATGGGTCTGTGCCGATATTATCAGAAGGATTGGCAGGCGGCGGCGGATGCTTTCCAGGCGGCGCTGGAGGCCGAACCGGGCTTTCAGTATGCCGGTTCGCTGCACTGGATGATCGGGGTTTGTTATGAGAACTTAAAAGCCGACGG